Proteins found in one Janthinobacterium lividum genomic segment:
- a CDS encoding HlyD family efflux transporter periplasmic adaptor subunit, whose translation MSPENHPHHEAAAPSRQRWTLRVAIVGLLCLIAWASVSKIDQVTHAQAQIIASAKTQVIQSPELGVITHIHVKEGETVKAGQLLVTLEKERAQSAVSDSNAKIAALRIALTRLHAEVYGRPLAFDDTLRPYADYIRNQTDLYNKRKQAIDQDVLSLQNMRVLADRELQMNLSLEATGDVGHGEILRLRRSVADLNAQITNKRNKYFQDAQAEMTKAQEDLNTQGEMLRDRSQLLEHTELMAPADGIVKNIKITTIGAVIRAGDIVMEMLPLGGDLIAETKIMPADIGFIVKGQSASVKLDAYDYSIFGAMQGEVIYISADTITEETQKGQLSYYRVNIRIRESEFKGKKARQIEVRPGMTASVDIKAMERTVLSYLTKPISKTFSQSMGER comes from the coding sequence ATGTCCCCTGAAAACCACCCCCACCATGAGGCGGCGGCACCATCGCGTCAACGCTGGACCTTGCGTGTGGCCATCGTTGGCCTGCTGTGCCTGATTGCCTGGGCTTCCGTATCAAAGATCGATCAGGTCACTCATGCCCAGGCGCAGATTATCGCCAGCGCCAAGACGCAAGTCATCCAGTCGCCGGAATTGGGCGTCATTACCCATATCCACGTCAAGGAAGGCGAGACGGTCAAGGCTGGCCAGCTGCTGGTGACGCTGGAAAAGGAAAGAGCGCAATCGGCCGTGAGCGACAGCAATGCCAAGATCGCCGCCTTGCGCATCGCACTGACGCGCCTGCATGCCGAAGTGTACGGCCGCCCGCTGGCGTTCGATGACACGCTACGCCCGTATGCGGACTATATCCGTAACCAGACAGATCTCTACAACAAGCGTAAGCAAGCCATTGACCAGGACGTATTGTCGTTGCAAAACATGCGGGTACTGGCCGACCGGGAGTTGCAAATGAATTTGAGCCTGGAAGCGACCGGCGACGTCGGGCACGGCGAGATACTGCGCTTGCGCCGATCGGTGGCCGACCTGAATGCGCAGATCACCAACAAGCGCAACAAATACTTCCAGGATGCACAGGCCGAAATGACCAAGGCGCAGGAAGACTTGAATACCCAGGGCGAAATGCTGCGTGACCGCAGCCAGCTGCTTGAGCATACGGAACTGATGGCGCCGGCCGATGGCATCGTCAAAAATATCAAGATTACCACCATAGGCGCTGTGATCCGTGCGGGCGACATTGTCATGGAAATGTTGCCGCTGGGCGGAGACCTGATCGCCGAGACAAAAATTATGCCGGCCGACATAGGCTTCATCGTTAAGGGCCAGTCGGCCTCGGTCAAGCTTGATGCCTATGATTATTCCATTTTCGGCGCGATGCAAGGCGAAGTCATTTACATCAGTGCCGACACCATCACCGAGGAAACGCAAAAAGGGCAGCTATCTTATTACCGAGTCAATATCCGCATCCGGGAAAGCGAATTCAAGGGCAAGAAGGCCAGGCAAATCGAGGTACGCCCCGGCATGACGGCCAGTGTCGACATCAAGGCCATGGAGCGCACGGTATTGAGCTATCTCACCAAACCCATCAGCAAGACCTTTTCCCAGTCCATGGGCGAGCGCTAA
- a CDS encoding TolC family protein yields MNFTVNVTLSPRQAATCHVRQHFRFRTAATLLIMLVALPTFATTNDTQENNLEALVAMALQQHPAILAERAMGNAAQEDLHAAQLQRYPSLSMQSDTSGTSPSVISARYTVWDGGRTEAGIRAARSNTLVRGAQMQEIEQQLALRVIDAWQGLQQAHGRMQVIAATQQKYSQFFALMQRRVKALVSPAIELELVAARNSQITVEMVQAEGAARAAQNRLNVLLGQAYAADYLLGPLNQQEQVARIETDLARTGSPLAAEAVDHLPSVIKARFQAQVAKEQANAERAGRLPEAYVVLQKQIGNANTLNPQTKSVFFGLQYAPGAGFSSSARSRSADSRAESAAQGVDQAERDARDTMQQEIVELGNSRGRIIALEQSFTSTQLIMESYQRQFVASRRSWQEVLNAARENHDVGINLADTRASVVGSAYRLRVRMNDPFWQSSLKKKASQ; encoded by the coding sequence ATGTTCGCCAACATTTCCGCTTCCGTACCGCCGCGACACTGCTCATCATGCTGGTGGCGCTGCCCACCTTTGCCACAACGAACGATACGCAGGAAAACAATCTTGAGGCATTGGTCGCGATGGCATTGCAGCAGCATCCAGCCATTCTTGCCGAGCGGGCGATGGGCAACGCAGCCCAGGAAGATCTGCACGCTGCCCAGTTGCAACGTTACCCCTCCTTGTCCATGCAATCGGACACTTCCGGCACGTCCCCTAGCGTCATCAGCGCAAGATATACCGTATGGGATGGCGGGCGCACCGAGGCGGGCATCCGCGCCGCGCGCAGCAATACCCTGGTGCGCGGTGCGCAGATGCAGGAAATTGAGCAGCAGCTGGCCTTGCGCGTCATCGACGCCTGGCAAGGGCTGCAACAGGCGCATGGACGGATGCAGGTCATTGCCGCCACGCAGCAAAAATACAGCCAGTTCTTTGCATTGATGCAGCGCCGCGTCAAGGCATTGGTATCGCCAGCGATCGAACTCGAACTGGTCGCCGCCCGCAACTCCCAGATCACTGTGGAAATGGTGCAGGCGGAGGGCGCGGCGCGTGCCGCCCAAAACCGACTCAACGTGCTGCTTGGTCAGGCATACGCGGCCGACTATTTGTTGGGTCCGCTCAATCAGCAAGAGCAAGTGGCGCGCATCGAAACGGATCTGGCGCGCACAGGTTCGCCGTTGGCGGCCGAGGCGGTGGATCATTTGCCATCCGTTATCAAGGCGCGCTTTCAGGCACAGGTGGCCAAAGAACAGGCCAATGCCGAGCGGGCTGGCCGCCTCCCTGAAGCCTATGTGGTCCTGCAAAAGCAAATCGGCAACGCCAACACGCTTAATCCGCAGACCAAAAGCGTGTTTTTTGGCTTGCAATATGCGCCCGGCGCCGGCTTTTCTTCGTCCGCCAGGAGCCGTAGTGCAGATTCCCGCGCTGAGAGCGCCGCCCAAGGCGTCGACCAGGCTGAGAGAGACGCCCGCGACACCATGCAACAGGAAATAGTAGAACTGGGCAACAGCCGCGGCCGGATTATCGCGCTGGAACAATCGTTTACCTCGACCCAGCTGATCATGGAATCGTATCAGCGCCAGTTCGTCGCCAGCCGTCGCAGTTGGCAAGAGGTGCTCAACGCGGCGCGCGAAAACCACGATGTCGGTATCAATCTGGCCGATACGCGTGCCAGCGTGGTCGGCAGCGCCTATCGCTTGCGTGTGCGCATGAATGATCCATTTTGGCAATCCTCACTGAAAAAGAAAGCTTCACAATGA
- a CDS encoding ATP-binding cassette domain-containing protein, translated as MAILTEKESFTMNARSTLEAALQNLAQQQGASMDALQLKACLASSKGDSIAGLRATCSALGIPAPIPMNLPDRARLPLLALHEQHGWGVIIDMDTRGAWQVTFAAGTLAIGSDELRKRVMAVNTHALPATGTGFHFTLQQALRQYRGVLVEAALATVFIGMLTLCISLFSMQVYDRVIPTRSNATLIILGGGVTLAIFLELLMKLARSRIMDSVAIGMDSRLSRDIFQRLLSVRIDQMPGSVGSLAGQIRGYENVRSFYTASTLFTLVDFPLALLFTLIIGMLGSPLAALVPLLYGVIAVLSGIVARRRIDKLAMEGAQSANLKTGLLVETVEGAETIKAGAGSWKMLSRWINVTADSIRNDVRMRHVTENLAYIAATLQQLSYASLVALGAWLVMRGEMTMGSVIAMSILSGRIMAPVLALPGLIVQHSHAKAAEKSLERLYDLKADNDGIERPLLPPYLRGHFVLDEVRFNYPGSPHGLQIGKLNIMPGERIGIMGQIGAGKSTLLRMLAGLYTPQAGSVLLDGLNLAHINRQVVTEHIGYLQQEHRLFMGTLRDNLLIGLADPGDAAIHAAMQRSGLSNVVARHPKGLDLPIMEGGKGLSGGQRQLLAFTRLLLAAPGILLLDEPTASMDAEQEQRCLQVLGEEMQPGKTLIIVTHKASLLALVDRLIIITGNQIVLDGPRDAVLQHLRTPPGSPAAQRVQVLASDQPTNAAHSTSLEKD; from the coding sequence TTGGCAATCCTCACTGAAAAAGAAAGCTTCACAATGAATGCAAGGTCGACATTAGAGGCTGCATTGCAGAACCTCGCACAGCAACAAGGGGCAAGCATGGATGCTCTTCAGCTGAAAGCTTGCCTTGCAAGCAGCAAGGGCGACAGCATAGCCGGGCTGCGCGCTACCTGCAGCGCCCTGGGCATACCCGCCCCGATACCGATGAATCTGCCTGATCGCGCAAGGCTGCCGCTGCTTGCCCTGCATGAGCAGCATGGCTGGGGCGTGATCATCGATATGGATACGCGGGGAGCTTGGCAAGTTACCTTCGCCGCCGGCACCTTGGCTATCGGCAGCGACGAGCTGCGCAAGCGCGTGATGGCCGTCAACACGCATGCCCTCCCGGCAACGGGCACCGGCTTTCACTTCACATTGCAACAGGCCTTGCGGCAATACCGTGGCGTGCTGGTCGAGGCGGCGCTGGCGACGGTCTTCATCGGCATGCTCACGCTGTGTATCTCGCTGTTTTCCATGCAGGTGTACGATCGCGTGATCCCGACGCGCAGCAACGCAACCTTGATTATCCTGGGTGGTGGCGTCACGCTTGCCATCTTTTTGGAATTGCTGATGAAACTGGCGCGTTCACGCATCATGGACAGCGTCGCCATCGGCATGGACAGCCGTCTGTCACGCGATATCTTTCAACGCCTGCTGAGCGTGCGTATCGATCAGATGCCCGGCTCGGTCGGCAGTCTGGCCGGTCAAATCCGTGGTTACGAAAATGTGCGTTCCTTCTACACCGCCAGCACCTTGTTTACCTTGGTGGATTTCCCGCTGGCCCTGCTCTTCACGCTGATCATCGGCATGCTGGGCAGCCCGCTGGCGGCACTGGTGCCACTGTTGTATGGCGTCATCGCCGTGCTGAGCGGCATAGTGGCGCGGCGGCGCATCGACAAACTGGCAATGGAGGGCGCTCAAAGCGCCAATCTGAAGACGGGCCTGCTGGTGGAAACCGTGGAAGGCGCGGAAACCATCAAGGCTGGCGCCGGCAGCTGGAAGATGCTGTCGCGCTGGATCAACGTCACCGCCGACAGCATCCGCAACGACGTGCGCATGCGCCATGTCACCGAAAATCTCGCCTACATAGCCGCGACGCTGCAACAATTAAGCTATGCCAGCCTGGTTGCCCTTGGCGCCTGGCTAGTGATGCGCGGCGAGATGACCATGGGTTCCGTGATTGCCATGTCGATCTTGAGCGGACGCATCATGGCACCTGTGCTGGCCCTGCCGGGCCTGATTGTGCAACATTCCCATGCCAAGGCGGCTGAGAAATCGCTGGAACGGCTGTACGACCTGAAAGCCGACAACGATGGCATAGAGCGGCCCCTGCTTCCGCCGTACTTGCGCGGCCATTTCGTGCTCGATGAGGTGCGCTTTAACTATCCTGGCAGCCCACATGGCCTGCAGATTGGCAAACTTAACATTATGCCGGGCGAACGCATCGGCATCATGGGCCAGATTGGCGCTGGCAAATCCACTTTGCTGCGCATGTTGGCCGGCTTATACACGCCCCAGGCAGGCAGTGTTTTGCTCGATGGTTTGAATCTGGCCCACATCAACCGCCAGGTTGTCACCGAGCATATCGGCTATCTGCAACAGGAGCACCGCCTGTTCATGGGCACCTTGCGCGACAACCTGCTGATCGGCCTGGCCGACCCGGGCGACGCCGCGATCCATGCGGCCATGCAGCGCAGCGGCCTGTCTAACGTGGTAGCACGCCATCCCAAGGGGCTGGACTTGCCCATCATGGAAGGCGGCAAGGGCCTGTCGGGCGGGCAGCGCCAACTGCTGGCATTTACCCGCCTGCTGCTGGCGGCGCCCGGCATCCTGCTGCTGGACGAACCAACCGCCTCGATGGACGCGGAGCAGGAACAGCGCTGCCTGCAGGTGCTGGGGGAAGAAATGCAGCCTGGAAAAACCCTCATCATCGTTACCCACAAGGCCTCGCTGCTGGCGCTGGTGGACCGTCTCATCATCATCACCGGCAACCAGATCGTGCTCGATGGCCCGCGCGACGCGGTACTGCAGCACCTGCGTACGCCGCCGGGCAGCCCGGCCGCGCAGCGCGTTCAGGTGCTTGCCAGCGACCAGCCGACCAATGCAGCCCACTCCACGTCCCTCGAGAAAGATTGA